From one Culex quinquefasciatus strain JHB chromosome 3, VPISU_Cqui_1.0_pri_paternal, whole genome shotgun sequence genomic stretch:
- the LOC6039263 gene encoding ubiquinol-cytochrome-c reductase complex assembly factor 1, with protein sequence MFSSLSGRAAVLSTEVAQILLRNTSIRTASTFKTTGLLTANHARFWLQSQPLSLPQAKHYATTGPTNPTQLAAGEDEQGGFFKRFIARMGWIDNSKVRLRVSSCTLYESVADSINYAEFFTLFRMPDTFNTWFLITELHVWMLLVRSMAEGAEKDAAGRYLRNCIVETMWDDVTTRAKKLAASNPSAVKPQIQMLSEQFQAALISYDEGVCFDDKALAAALWRRFFSGHCDDYEKLELLVKYVRKQMSMLDQLSRYDFAIKPKVQWLPLVDKPSI encoded by the exons ATGTTCAGTTCCCTATCCGGAAGAGCCGCCGTG CTTTCCACCGAAGTCGCCCAGATTTTGCTGCGTAACACATCGATTCGCACGGCCTCGACCTTCAAAACGACCGGCTTACTTACGGCGAACCATGCTCGTTTCTGGCTTCAGTCACAACCGCTATCGCTGCCACAAGCTAAGCACTACGCGACAACCGGTCCGACCAACCCAACCCAGCTGGCCGCCGGCGAAGACGAGCAGGGCGGCTTCTTCAAGCGCTTCATCGCCCGGATGGGCTGGATCGACAACTCAAAGGTCCGCCTGCGCGTGTCCAGCTGCACGCTGTACGAATCGGTCGCGGACAGCATCAACTACGCGGAGTTTTTCACCCTGTTCCGTATGCCGGACACGTTTAACACGTGGTTCCTGATCACCGAGCTGCACGTGTGGATGCTGCTGGTGCGATCGATGGCCGAAGGCGCGGAAAAGGATGCCGCCGGACGGTATCTGCGAAATTGCATTGTCGAAACCATGTGGGACGACGTGACGACCCGGGCGAAGAAGCTCGCGGCGAGCAATCCGTCGGCGGTGAAGCCCCAGATTCAGATGTTGTCGGAGCAGTTTCAGGCGGCGCTGATTTCGTACGACGAGGGCGTTTGCTTCGACGATAAGGCACTGGCGGCGGCCCTGTGGAGAAGGTTCTTTTCGGGCCACTGTGACGACTACGAGAAGCTGGAGCTGCTGGTGAAGTACGTGAGGAAACAG aTGTCCATGCTGGACCAGCTGAGTCGTTACGATTTTGCTATCAAACCGAAAGTCCAGTGGCTGCCATTAGTTGACAAACCTTCAATAtaa
- the LOC6039262 gene encoding activating signal cointegrator 1 complex subunit 1 codes for MDVMSPQLMWIGTRCYRVNQVSEQRYEQQQGQEDSKPYVEEDIYEDDDRELDYDIQMVDGGKFQTSFHVPSAFFAMLIGAKGATRKRLETETKTQILVPKQGTDGDVIVKGPSRKGVTSCRQRIELIVLGARSKQQFTHFLSIPLNSEQIRVNYAKFRERVLTELPGVFQLDESLFQRVEKLHLTLCTLSLMDNEDRARAAQLLRDCQETIVGPILEEYGPIEIRLAGLEYMNDDPHAVDVLYAKVESDVLQQVADRTMEYFVANGLMQRKYDRVKLHATLINSLFRGNGEIVGGDEERRGGRATFDAVTILREFGHFEFGTQRVSEIHLSQRYSTACDGFYEATGLIKL; via the exons atgGATGTCATGAGTCCCCAACTGATGTGGATCGGTACCCGGTGTTATCGGGTCAATCAGGTCTCGGAACAACGGTATGAACAGCAACAGGGTCAGGAAGATAGCAAACCATACGTCGAAGAAG ACATTTACGAGGATGACGATCGCGAGCTGGATTACGACATCCAAATGGTCGACGGAGGCAAATTTCAAACTTCATTTCACGTTCCTTC CGCCTTCTTCGCGATGCTAATCGGCGCCAAGGGCGCCACCCGTAAGCGCCTGGAGACCGAAACCAAAACCCAAATCCTGGTCCCCAAGCAGGGAACGGACGGGGACGTGATCGTTAAGGGTCCATCCCGCAAGGGCGTAACGTCCTGCCGGCAGCGCATCGAACTGATCGTACTCGGAGCCCGCAGCAAGCAACAGTTTACGCACTTTTTGTCGATCCCGCTGAACTCGGAGCAGATTCGGGTGAATTACGCAAAGTTTAGGGAGCGTGTGCTGACCGAGCTGCCGGGGGTGTTCCAGCTGGACGAGTCGCTGTTTCAGCGCGTCGAGAAGCTACACTTGACGCTCTGCACGTTGAGCTTGATGGACAACGAGGACCGGGCGCGGGCGGCTCAGCTGCTGCGGGACTGCCAGGAGACGATTGTGGGGCCGATTCTGGAGGAGTATGGGCCGATCGAGATTCGGCTGGCCGGGCTGGAGTACATGAACGATGATCCGCACGCGGTTGACGTGCTGTACGCGAAGGTCGAGTCGGACGTGCTGCAGCAGGTGGCGGACCGGACGATGGAGTACTTTGTTGCGAATGGTTTGATGCAGCGCAAGTACGACCGGGTTAAGCTGCACGCCACGTTGATCAACTCGTTGTTCCGGGGAAATGGGGAGATTGTGGGGGGTGATGAGGAACGACGTGGAGGTCGGGCCACATTCGATGCGGTGACGATCTTGCGCGAGTTTGGCCACTTTGAGTTTGGGACGCAGCGGGTTAGCGAGATTCATCTGTCGCAGCGCTACTCAACGGCTTGCGATGGGTTCTACGAGGCAACGGGCTTGATTAAGCTGTGA